A stretch of the Xiphophorus couchianus chromosome 15, X_couchianus-1.0, whole genome shotgun sequence genome encodes the following:
- the LOC114159109 gene encoding kinesin-like protein KIF26A isoform X1 produces the protein MMDWKDLAAQKLSLSRRRKSQPDPAASPEAPAPDPPLFTGGFGGALQLSPPAVPPCLLRTGSKVKDTPGMGKVRVMVRISSANSSDSESKSFLKVDGRKKQLTLIETPSGGNSTSCQRRPIAAAPKTFTFDAIFTQDASQAEVCSGTVSEVIQSVVNGADGCIFCYGHANLGKTYTMIGRDCSTQSLGVAPTAISWLFKLIEERREKSGARFSVRVSAVEISGQEEALSDLLAELSASAGDQAEAPGPAVSLREDPVCGSQLQNQTELRATSAERAAYFLDAALAERRSSRTPSDQDARRNSHFLFTLHLYQERADKSNKATVSGRSRLHLLDLGSCETDISRTREGGAAQCLSLSALGNVILALSNGAKHVPYRDSKLTMLLSESLGNINCRTTMIAHISDSAANFMETLTTVQLASRIHRMRKKKSKYASSSSGGDSSCEEGPSCRPPHVQPFYPRIVALDPDLPLLLSSDPDYSSSSEQSCDTVIYVGPGGTAISDRELSDNEGPPSFVPIIPSLNKKRTKDSPRSDGDHFKCNTFAELQERLDCIDGSEAPNALSTESRAAQPMKNQTGPESDENSSLNVTGPDSRLPSVESPVESSKRTSADGEKLSGSLIQPCSVQSSEPCSSDPEPVVREKVRGAITRPSPPQSLPQRPLTAPDSGAAVSRTPPVGMSCEAPRQSQPLELPDRERSHHSTGYAMEVSGLRAALLGRCLDRDFLRTTITLQQPVELNGEDELVFTVIEELPIGLVPDNGRPANLLSFNPECSLQALAAGSGPVSIISSINDEYDAYTTQHRVTGSGCHSSAGLRPAEREDSTSANRFFMRGESTAAESASFLTSPSIYHRQPFLQHGLKSSLNDSGICFSELDSDPATPNKPSFTKASGFPDSTKATPKGSSKVRAFSTPTSSLHHTHHSSLPRKTKPTSSAAVGNNTQENLLFQGSTFVDPRELEFLSAGKPMRSGTASISPKRSGGNSNSVPRSPKTQMSSTAQRVVDGCEKPISRRGDTLIKLPRLTRGATTLGTVSTSHSSETKCGQVAASVTGTLRFSSLGKKSNGQKSSMISKSGSGKISPPMPLIRQSSQEHKTSFPSALKPSSGSGRFAFPKSLTSEEEFTFRHRADSFSHNTSSLKIDHGSARTSSSLKTRGAKADSRRHYGSLRSLERGDSPTSTLLKPEVFRDANGAAAGGTCKSNRSVPRLGLPPLNTPCSSQDSSTFLSTSSKLSQVRGNGNSRVAGSAGLKVRTSSTSSSKSLSSPPGPNASLPPTGKPPARAGTGVKTGRGTIMGTKQVISRAANSRVSELAAGQKQFSRGAGESEGTDSGTSGVSTLLPSPYSKITAPRRPQRYSSGHGSDNSSILSGELPPAMGRTALFYHSGGSSGYESMIRDSETTGSTSSAHDSMSESGASNRGRVSKSPKKRGNGGFLRRRLIPAPLPDASGLGRKVGGQWVDLPPLGGALKKPFEIKVYEIDDVERLQRKEETGSEPPLQDVEKVLLRRQQRLEELRRRHAELQAELQQAKLHLLQRPGRRSSEFDVDQNLDRESQEYLEALAQATAELERCVNLCKARVMMETCFDISVTTATSAAAVQDGRHRV, from the exons ATGATGGACTGGAAGGATCT GGCGGCTCAGAAGCTCAGTTTGTCCCGCAGGAGGAAGTCCCAGCCGGACCCGGCGGCGTCGCCCGAGGCCCCGGCGCCGGACCCGCCGCTGTTCACCGGAGGCTTCGGCGGGGCCCTGCAGCTGTCGCCGCCTGCCGTCCCGCCATGCCTCCTACGGaccgggtcaaaggtcaaggacACGCCCGGCATGGGGAAG GTTCGGGTCATGGTCCGCATCAGCTCGGCTAACAGCAGCGACTCGGAGTCCAAGTCCTTCCTGAAGGTGGACGGCCGGAAGAAGCAGCTGACTCTGATTGAGACTCCGAGCGGCGGGAACTCCACTTCCTGTCAGAGGCGACCCATCGCCGCGGCTCCCAAGACCTTCACCTTCGACGCCATCTTCACTCAGGATGCCTCACAG GCTGAGGTTTGTTCTGGAACCGTGTCAGAGGTCATCCAGTCGGTGGTGAACGGCGCCGATGGCTGCATCTTCTGTTATGGACACGCCAACCTGG GGAAGACGTACACCATGATTGGCCGGGACTGCTCCACCCAGAGCCTGGGCGTGGCGCCCACGGCCATCTCCTGGCTCTTCAAGCTCATCGAGGAGCGCAGGGAGAAAAGCGGGGCTCGTTTCTCCGTCAGAGTGTCGGCGGTGGAGATCTCCGGCCAGGAGGAGGCGCTCTCCGACCTGCTGGCTGAACTCTCTGCCTCGGCGGGGGACCAAGCGGAGGCCCCGGGGCCGGCCGTGTCACTGCGGGAGGATCCTGTCTGCGGCTCCCAG CTGCAGAACCAGACGGAGCTGCGTGCGACCAGCGCCGAGCGCGCCGCCTACTTCCTGGACGCCGCTCTGGCGGAGAGGAGGAGCAGCCGGACGCCGAGCGACCAGGACGCCCGGAGGAACTCCCACTTCCTGTTCACGCTTCACCTCTACCAGGAGAGGGCGGACAAGAGCAACAAGGCAACAG TGTCGGGCCGGAGTCGTCTCCACCTGCTGGACCTGGGCAGCTGTGAGACGGACATCAGCCGGACCAGGGAGGGCGGCGCGGCTCAGTGTCTGTCCCTGTCCGCTCTGGGGAACGTCATCCTGGCGCTGTCCAACGGGGCCAAGCACGTCCCCTACAG AGACAGCAAGCTCACCATGCTGCTCAGCGAGTCTCTGGGTAACATCAACTGTCGAACCACCATGATCGCCCACATCTCGGACTCGGCGGCGAACTTCATGGAGACGTTGACCACGGTGCAGCTGGCGTCCCGCATCCACCGCATGAGGAAGAAGAAATCCAAA TATGCCTCCAGCTCCTCCGGAGGCGACAGTTCCTGTGAGGAAGGTCCATCCTGTCGACCTCCTCACGTTCAGCCTTTCTACCCCCGGATCGTGGCTCTGGATCCTGACCTACCGCTGCTGCTCTCCAGCGATCCTGACTATTCCTCCAGCAGTGAACAGTCCTGCGACACCGTTATTTACGTCGGTCCCGGTGGAACGGCGATATCTGACCGAGAGTTGAGCGACAATGAGGGCCCGCCTTCCTTTGTCCCCATCATTCCCTCCCTGAACAAGAAGCGAACCAAAGATTCTCCCCGTTCAGACGGAGATCACTTTAAGTGCAACACATTCGCGGAGCTGCAGGAGAGGCTCGATTGCATCGATGGCAGTGAAGCTCCAAACGCGTTAAGCACAGAGAGCAGAGCAGCACAACCAATGAAGAATCAAACTGGACCAGAATCTGATGAGAACTCCTCTCTAAATGTAACCGGACCAGACTCCAGACTCCCTTCGGTTGAAAGCCCAGTGGAATCCTCCAAAAGGACCAGTGCTGATGGAGAGAAACTCTCTGGTTCCCTCATTCAGCCATGTTCGGTACAGTCCAGTGAGCCTTGTTCATCAGATCCAGAGCCTGTGGTAAGAGAGAAGGTTAGAGGAGCCATAACCAGACCATCACCACCTCAGTCGTTACCCCAGAGGCCCTTAACAGCACCTGACTCAGGGGCAGCTGTCAGCAGGACTCCCCCAGTGGGTATGAGCTGTGAAGCACCAAGACAAAGCCAACCTTTGGAGTTACCAGACAGGGAAAGGTCCCATCACTCCACAGGTTACGCCATGGAGGTCAGCGGCCTTCGAGCGGCTTTGCTAGGAAGATGCCTGGACAGAGACTTCCTCAGGACCACCATCACGCTCCAGCAGCCCGTGGAGCTGAACGGGGAGGATGAGCTGGTGTTCACCGTCATAGAGGAGCTTCCTATCGGCCTCGTCCCGGACAACGGCCGCCCCGCCAACCTCCTCAGCTTTAACCCAGAGTGTTCGCTGCAGGCCTTAGCTGCAGGTTCAGGTCCAGTCAGCATCATCAGCAGCATCAATGATGAGTATGACGCTTACACGACCCAACATAGAGTTACAGGATCAGGCTGCCATTCATCTGCAGGATTAAGACCCGCTGAAAGAGAAGACAGTACTTCAGCAAACAGGTTTTTCATGAGAGGTGAGAGTACAGCAGCAGAGAGCGCGTCCTTCCTGACCTCACCAAGTATTTACCATCGACAGCCATTTCTGCAGCATGGCTTGAAGAGTTCGTTGAATGACAGTGGTATTTGTTTCTCAGAGTTGGACAGTGATCCCGCCACACCCAACAAACCATCATTTACCAAGGCCTCTGGTTTCCCTGATTCCACCAAAGCCACACCTAAAGGATCCTCTAAGGTGAGAGCTTTTAGCACTCCCACTTCTTCTCTCCACCACACCCATCACTCCAGTCTTCCCAGGAAAACCAAGCCTACCTCTTCTGCAGCCGTAGGCAACAACACACAAGAGAACCTGTTGTTTCAGGGAAGCACCTTCGTTGATCCAAGAGAGCTTGAGTTTCTCTCTGCAGGCAAGCCAATGAGAAGTGGCACAGCTAGCATCTCCCCCAAAAGGTCTGGAGGAAACAGCAACAGCGTTCCTCGATCTCCGAAGACACAAATGTCTTCCACAGCTCAGAGAGTCGTTGATGGCTGCGAGAAGCCCATCAGCAGAAGAGGAGATACACTCATCAAGCTGCCACGGCTCACACGAGGTGCAACAACTCTGGGAACTGTTTCCACTTCACACAGCTCTGAAACGAAATGTGGTCAAGTAGCTGCCAGTGTGACGGGGACATTAAGGTTTTCATCACTGGGGAAGAAGTCAAATGGGCAGAAAAGTAGCATGATCTCTAAGTCTGGCTCTGGAAAAATCTCTCCTCCTATGCCACTTATCAGGCAGTCCAGCCAAGAACACAAGACAAGTTTTCCAAGTGCCTTAAAACCGAGCAGTGGCAGTGGAAGGTTTGCTTTCCCTAAAAGCTTAACCTCAGAGGAGGAGTTCACCTTCAGGCACCGAGCAGATTCATTCAGTCACAACACGTCTAGTTTAAAAATCGATCATGGTTCTGCCAGAACGTCTTCCAGTCTGAAGACACGAGGAGCCAAAGCAGATTCTCGCAGGCACTATGGTAGCTTGAGATCTCTGGAGAGAGGAGACAGTCCAACCTCAACTCTGCTGAAACCAGAAGTGTTCAGAGATGCTAAtggtgctgctgcaggaggTACCTGCAAATCCAACAGATCTGTACCGAGACTTGGCCTTCCACCTTTAAACACTCCCTGTTCCTCCCAAGACTCTTCTACTTTCCTTTCAACATCCAGTAAACTATCGCAGGTCCGAGGCAATGGTAACTCCCGTgttgctggttctgctggactGAAGGTTCGAACATCGTCAACCAGCAGCTCTAAAAGCCTGAGCTCCCCTCCTGGACCCAATGCCAGCCTACCCCCAACTGGCAAACCTCCTGCCAGAGCTGGAACCGGAGTTAAGACTGGAAGGGGCACCATCATGGGAACCAAGCAGGTCATCAGCAGGGCAGCTAACAGCCGGGTCAGCGAGCTCGCTGCTGGTCAGAAACAATTCAGCAGAGGGGCCGGAGAAAGCGAAGGTACCGACAGCGGGACGAGTGGCGTCAGCACGCTGCTGCCCTCGCCCTACAGCAAGATCACAGCACCGCGACGGCCGCAGCGCTACAGCAGCGGACACGGTAGCGACAACAGCAGCATCCTCAGCGGGGAGCTGCCCCCCGCCATGGGCCGCACCGCCTTGTTTTACCACAGCGGGGGCAGCAGCGGCTACGAGAGCATGATCCGAGACAGCGAGACGACCGGCAGCACTTCGTCAGCCCACGACTCCATGAGCGAGAGCGGAGCGTCCAACCGAGGCAGGGTGTCCAAATCGCCTAAGAAGAGAGGAAACG GCGGCTTCCTGCGGCGGCGGCTGATCCCCGCTCCGCTGCCGGACGCCTCCGGCCTGGGCAGGAAGGTCGGAGGTCAGTGGGTGGACCTGCCGCCGCTGGGCGGCGCCCTGAAGAAGCCGTTTGAGATCAAGGTGTACGAGATCGACGACGTGGAGCGGCTacagaggaaggaggagacggggtcagag CCGCCGCTCCAGGACGTGGAGAAG GTTCTGCTCCGGCGGCAGCAGCGACTGGAGGAGCTGAGGCGGCGCCATGCGGAGCTGCAGGCGGAGCTGCAGCAGGCGAAGCTCCACCTGCTGCAGCGTCCCGGCAGGCGGAGCTCAGAGT TCGACGtggaccagaacctggaccGGGAGTCACAGGAGTACCTGGAGGCTCTGGCACAGGCCACGGCGGAGCTGGAGCGCTGCGTCAACCTCTGCAAAGCCCGCGTCATGATGGAGACCTGCTTCGACATCAGCGTCACCACGGCAACGAGCGCCGCCGCGGTGCAGGACGGCCGCCACAGGGTGTAG
- the LOC114159109 gene encoding kinesin-like protein KIF26A isoform X2 — MMDWKDLAAQKLSLSRRRKSQPDPAASPEAPAPDPPLFTGGFGGALQLSPPAVPPCLLRTGSKVKDTPGMGKVRVMVRISSANSSDSESKSFLKVDGRKKQLTLIETPSGGNSTSCQRRPIAAAPKTFTFDAIFTQDASQAEVCSGTVSEVIQSVVNGADGCIFCYGHANLGKTYTMIGRDCSTQSLGVAPTAISWLFKLIEERREKSGARFSVRVSAVEISGQEEALSDLLAELSASAGDQAEAPGPAVSLREDPVCGSQLQNQTELRATSAERAAYFLDAALAERRSSRTPSDQDARRNSHFLFTLHLYQERADKSNKATVSGRSRLHLLDLGSCETDISRTREGGAAQCLSLSALGNVILALSNGAKHVPYRDSKLTMLLSESLGNINCRTTMIAHISDSAANFMETLTTVQLASRIHRMRKKKSKYASSSSGGDSSCEEGPSCRPPHVQPFYPRIVALDPDLPLLLSSDPDYSSSSEQSCDTVIYVGPGGTAISDRELSDNEGPPSFVPIIPSLNKKRTKDSPRSDGDHFKCNTFAELQERLDCIDGSEAPNALSTESRAAQPMKNQTGPESDENSSLNVTGPDSRLPSVESPVESSKRTSADGEKLSGSLIQPCSVQSSEPCSSDPEPVVREKVRGAITRPSPPQSLPQRPLTAPDSGAAVSRTPPVGMSCEAPRQSQPLELPDRERSHHSTGYAMEVSGLRAALLGRCLDRDFLRTTITLQQPVELNGEDELVFTVIEELPIGLVPDNGRPANLLSFNPECSLQALAAGSGPVSIISSINDEYDAYTTQHRVTGSGCHSSAGLRPAEREDSTSANRFFMRGESTAAESASFLTSPSIYHRQPFLQHGLKSSLNDSGICFSELDSDPATPNKPSFTKASGFPDSTKATPKGSSKVRAFSTPTSSLHHTHHSSLPRKTKPTSSAAVGNNTQENLLFQGSTFVDPRELEFLSAGKPMRSGTASISPKRSGGNSNSVPRSPKTQMSSTAQRVVDGCEKPISRRGDTLIKLPRLTRGATTLGTVSTSHSSETKCGQVAASVTGTLRFSSLGKKSNGQKSSMISKSGSGKISPPMPLIRQSSQEHKTSFPSALKPSSGSGRFAFPKSLTSEEEFTFRHRADSFSHNTSSLKIDHGSARTSSSLKTRGAKADSRRHYGSLRSLERGDSPTSTLLKPEVFRDANGAAAGGTCKSNRSVPRLGLPPLNTPCSSQDSSTFLSTSSKLSQVRGNGNSRVAGSAGLKVRTSSTSSSKSLSSPPGPNASLPPTGKPPARAGTGVKTGRGTIMGTKQVISRAANSRVSELAAGQKQFSRGAGESEGTDSGTSGVSTLLPSPYSKITAPRRPQRYSSGHGSDNSSILSGELPPAMGRTALFYHSGGSSGYESMIRDSETTGSTSSAHDSMSESGASNRGRVSKSPKKRGNGGFLRRRLIPAPLPDASGLGRKVGGQWVDLPPLGGALKKPFEIKVYEIDDVERLQRKEETGSEVLLRRQQRLEELRRRHAELQAELQQAKLHLLQRPGRRSSEFDVDQNLDRESQEYLEALAQATAELERCVNLCKARVMMETCFDISVTTATSAAAVQDGRHRV, encoded by the exons ATGATGGACTGGAAGGATCT GGCGGCTCAGAAGCTCAGTTTGTCCCGCAGGAGGAAGTCCCAGCCGGACCCGGCGGCGTCGCCCGAGGCCCCGGCGCCGGACCCGCCGCTGTTCACCGGAGGCTTCGGCGGGGCCCTGCAGCTGTCGCCGCCTGCCGTCCCGCCATGCCTCCTACGGaccgggtcaaaggtcaaggacACGCCCGGCATGGGGAAG GTTCGGGTCATGGTCCGCATCAGCTCGGCTAACAGCAGCGACTCGGAGTCCAAGTCCTTCCTGAAGGTGGACGGCCGGAAGAAGCAGCTGACTCTGATTGAGACTCCGAGCGGCGGGAACTCCACTTCCTGTCAGAGGCGACCCATCGCCGCGGCTCCCAAGACCTTCACCTTCGACGCCATCTTCACTCAGGATGCCTCACAG GCTGAGGTTTGTTCTGGAACCGTGTCAGAGGTCATCCAGTCGGTGGTGAACGGCGCCGATGGCTGCATCTTCTGTTATGGACACGCCAACCTGG GGAAGACGTACACCATGATTGGCCGGGACTGCTCCACCCAGAGCCTGGGCGTGGCGCCCACGGCCATCTCCTGGCTCTTCAAGCTCATCGAGGAGCGCAGGGAGAAAAGCGGGGCTCGTTTCTCCGTCAGAGTGTCGGCGGTGGAGATCTCCGGCCAGGAGGAGGCGCTCTCCGACCTGCTGGCTGAACTCTCTGCCTCGGCGGGGGACCAAGCGGAGGCCCCGGGGCCGGCCGTGTCACTGCGGGAGGATCCTGTCTGCGGCTCCCAG CTGCAGAACCAGACGGAGCTGCGTGCGACCAGCGCCGAGCGCGCCGCCTACTTCCTGGACGCCGCTCTGGCGGAGAGGAGGAGCAGCCGGACGCCGAGCGACCAGGACGCCCGGAGGAACTCCCACTTCCTGTTCACGCTTCACCTCTACCAGGAGAGGGCGGACAAGAGCAACAAGGCAACAG TGTCGGGCCGGAGTCGTCTCCACCTGCTGGACCTGGGCAGCTGTGAGACGGACATCAGCCGGACCAGGGAGGGCGGCGCGGCTCAGTGTCTGTCCCTGTCCGCTCTGGGGAACGTCATCCTGGCGCTGTCCAACGGGGCCAAGCACGTCCCCTACAG AGACAGCAAGCTCACCATGCTGCTCAGCGAGTCTCTGGGTAACATCAACTGTCGAACCACCATGATCGCCCACATCTCGGACTCGGCGGCGAACTTCATGGAGACGTTGACCACGGTGCAGCTGGCGTCCCGCATCCACCGCATGAGGAAGAAGAAATCCAAA TATGCCTCCAGCTCCTCCGGAGGCGACAGTTCCTGTGAGGAAGGTCCATCCTGTCGACCTCCTCACGTTCAGCCTTTCTACCCCCGGATCGTGGCTCTGGATCCTGACCTACCGCTGCTGCTCTCCAGCGATCCTGACTATTCCTCCAGCAGTGAACAGTCCTGCGACACCGTTATTTACGTCGGTCCCGGTGGAACGGCGATATCTGACCGAGAGTTGAGCGACAATGAGGGCCCGCCTTCCTTTGTCCCCATCATTCCCTCCCTGAACAAGAAGCGAACCAAAGATTCTCCCCGTTCAGACGGAGATCACTTTAAGTGCAACACATTCGCGGAGCTGCAGGAGAGGCTCGATTGCATCGATGGCAGTGAAGCTCCAAACGCGTTAAGCACAGAGAGCAGAGCAGCACAACCAATGAAGAATCAAACTGGACCAGAATCTGATGAGAACTCCTCTCTAAATGTAACCGGACCAGACTCCAGACTCCCTTCGGTTGAAAGCCCAGTGGAATCCTCCAAAAGGACCAGTGCTGATGGAGAGAAACTCTCTGGTTCCCTCATTCAGCCATGTTCGGTACAGTCCAGTGAGCCTTGTTCATCAGATCCAGAGCCTGTGGTAAGAGAGAAGGTTAGAGGAGCCATAACCAGACCATCACCACCTCAGTCGTTACCCCAGAGGCCCTTAACAGCACCTGACTCAGGGGCAGCTGTCAGCAGGACTCCCCCAGTGGGTATGAGCTGTGAAGCACCAAGACAAAGCCAACCTTTGGAGTTACCAGACAGGGAAAGGTCCCATCACTCCACAGGTTACGCCATGGAGGTCAGCGGCCTTCGAGCGGCTTTGCTAGGAAGATGCCTGGACAGAGACTTCCTCAGGACCACCATCACGCTCCAGCAGCCCGTGGAGCTGAACGGGGAGGATGAGCTGGTGTTCACCGTCATAGAGGAGCTTCCTATCGGCCTCGTCCCGGACAACGGCCGCCCCGCCAACCTCCTCAGCTTTAACCCAGAGTGTTCGCTGCAGGCCTTAGCTGCAGGTTCAGGTCCAGTCAGCATCATCAGCAGCATCAATGATGAGTATGACGCTTACACGACCCAACATAGAGTTACAGGATCAGGCTGCCATTCATCTGCAGGATTAAGACCCGCTGAAAGAGAAGACAGTACTTCAGCAAACAGGTTTTTCATGAGAGGTGAGAGTACAGCAGCAGAGAGCGCGTCCTTCCTGACCTCACCAAGTATTTACCATCGACAGCCATTTCTGCAGCATGGCTTGAAGAGTTCGTTGAATGACAGTGGTATTTGTTTCTCAGAGTTGGACAGTGATCCCGCCACACCCAACAAACCATCATTTACCAAGGCCTCTGGTTTCCCTGATTCCACCAAAGCCACACCTAAAGGATCCTCTAAGGTGAGAGCTTTTAGCACTCCCACTTCTTCTCTCCACCACACCCATCACTCCAGTCTTCCCAGGAAAACCAAGCCTACCTCTTCTGCAGCCGTAGGCAACAACACACAAGAGAACCTGTTGTTTCAGGGAAGCACCTTCGTTGATCCAAGAGAGCTTGAGTTTCTCTCTGCAGGCAAGCCAATGAGAAGTGGCACAGCTAGCATCTCCCCCAAAAGGTCTGGAGGAAACAGCAACAGCGTTCCTCGATCTCCGAAGACACAAATGTCTTCCACAGCTCAGAGAGTCGTTGATGGCTGCGAGAAGCCCATCAGCAGAAGAGGAGATACACTCATCAAGCTGCCACGGCTCACACGAGGTGCAACAACTCTGGGAACTGTTTCCACTTCACACAGCTCTGAAACGAAATGTGGTCAAGTAGCTGCCAGTGTGACGGGGACATTAAGGTTTTCATCACTGGGGAAGAAGTCAAATGGGCAGAAAAGTAGCATGATCTCTAAGTCTGGCTCTGGAAAAATCTCTCCTCCTATGCCACTTATCAGGCAGTCCAGCCAAGAACACAAGACAAGTTTTCCAAGTGCCTTAAAACCGAGCAGTGGCAGTGGAAGGTTTGCTTTCCCTAAAAGCTTAACCTCAGAGGAGGAGTTCACCTTCAGGCACCGAGCAGATTCATTCAGTCACAACACGTCTAGTTTAAAAATCGATCATGGTTCTGCCAGAACGTCTTCCAGTCTGAAGACACGAGGAGCCAAAGCAGATTCTCGCAGGCACTATGGTAGCTTGAGATCTCTGGAGAGAGGAGACAGTCCAACCTCAACTCTGCTGAAACCAGAAGTGTTCAGAGATGCTAAtggtgctgctgcaggaggTACCTGCAAATCCAACAGATCTGTACCGAGACTTGGCCTTCCACCTTTAAACACTCCCTGTTCCTCCCAAGACTCTTCTACTTTCCTTTCAACATCCAGTAAACTATCGCAGGTCCGAGGCAATGGTAACTCCCGTgttgctggttctgctggactGAAGGTTCGAACATCGTCAACCAGCAGCTCTAAAAGCCTGAGCTCCCCTCCTGGACCCAATGCCAGCCTACCCCCAACTGGCAAACCTCCTGCCAGAGCTGGAACCGGAGTTAAGACTGGAAGGGGCACCATCATGGGAACCAAGCAGGTCATCAGCAGGGCAGCTAACAGCCGGGTCAGCGAGCTCGCTGCTGGTCAGAAACAATTCAGCAGAGGGGCCGGAGAAAGCGAAGGTACCGACAGCGGGACGAGTGGCGTCAGCACGCTGCTGCCCTCGCCCTACAGCAAGATCACAGCACCGCGACGGCCGCAGCGCTACAGCAGCGGACACGGTAGCGACAACAGCAGCATCCTCAGCGGGGAGCTGCCCCCCGCCATGGGCCGCACCGCCTTGTTTTACCACAGCGGGGGCAGCAGCGGCTACGAGAGCATGATCCGAGACAGCGAGACGACCGGCAGCACTTCGTCAGCCCACGACTCCATGAGCGAGAGCGGAGCGTCCAACCGAGGCAGGGTGTCCAAATCGCCTAAGAAGAGAGGAAACG GCGGCTTCCTGCGGCGGCGGCTGATCCCCGCTCCGCTGCCGGACGCCTCCGGCCTGGGCAGGAAGGTCGGAGGTCAGTGGGTGGACCTGCCGCCGCTGGGCGGCGCCCTGAAGAAGCCGTTTGAGATCAAGGTGTACGAGATCGACGACGTGGAGCGGCTacagaggaaggaggagacggggtcagag GTTCTGCTCCGGCGGCAGCAGCGACTGGAGGAGCTGAGGCGGCGCCATGCGGAGCTGCAGGCGGAGCTGCAGCAGGCGAAGCTCCACCTGCTGCAGCGTCCCGGCAGGCGGAGCTCAGAGT TCGACGtggaccagaacctggaccGGGAGTCACAGGAGTACCTGGAGGCTCTGGCACAGGCCACGGCGGAGCTGGAGCGCTGCGTCAACCTCTGCAAAGCCCGCGTCATGATGGAGACCTGCTTCGACATCAGCGTCACCACGGCAACGAGCGCCGCCGCGGTGCAGGACGGCCGCCACAGGGTGTAG